The genomic interval CGGGATTCCAGCAGGGCTGTTTAAGGTTAAAATCATTATCAATGACATAACTAtttctaaatgatatgttttgGAATATTTTAGAGCAGTTTCTAGTcgtataattatcattattaggAGCATATACTCACAGTATATGGAACGATGTGTGTGACACGTATAGCGTAGTGGCGCataattaagtaaaataattgctccaaaatactgtaaaattgataacttcatgttgtcaagttgtcaatattatatttacctaggctcaagccatagagctgcataaggaaactaactaaatgttacaggttatttcaaatttaaaaaaataaaaataaaacttaaataaagatttttttgaAAGCCATTGGGAAATTTGTTGTTAATTCCCGAATAGGAAAGTGCCTATTTCCGgtaatttataaagaaggaaaacaatcgCTATTAAAATGCTCTTaataatgtctattttagtaaaaaGTATACCCTGTTGAACAAATATTGCTACTCCAGTCCCTGTCATATCTCTTTGCTTTGTtcttaacaaataaacaacaacacaaccaaacaattgaaattaaattatgtcGATTTATAACCAAAATCCGGATATTCCTACACATCCGAAATAGTTTTTACTAATGAGTGTTAAAGTACGAAATATAATGTTGTTTTGAAATTCCATATCAAAATTGCAGCGgtaaaggtaaaaataaacattatacaacATCTTTTGATGTAAATTACCAATCATTCAAAATAAATCTGCAAAGTCCAGTAAGTTCCGGAATGTACCTGAAAGCAAAAAGTTAAACATCACAATAATTAGGGGTTTCCTTGATGGCGGCGACAAACAACCTAGTAATTTTACTGATAGCTTCCATAATCAGTCTATTTTATCGACCGCTGCAAAATTATTGATAACTGTTAATATTTTACTAACAGCATTCCCGTTTGGTTCGCTTCTGACTAGAATCCAATTATAATTCCTGAATTATCCATCAATCATTCAcgtaattaattataatataatgttttaaaggttgttttttttacagatgttgtcatgtattgaagtttgtcattaaatgctttatattgatcatgtaaacattggatctaaaaaaaaactccagtaaaaaacaaaagtaaaattaaagaaagaaaataaagtaaccttgaacttggctcgaaccactgacctcaggagtaaaagtctatcgcttagaccactcggccatccgtgataaagcaatgagtgatgtattttatactttatataagcaatcctcgtagtctcacataatataacgacaactacagaactctccaaattattcaatattttcgcgttgcaacgcattataattttcaggtttttaaatcgtcaaaagatgcatataatggatattttagagcatggtaaatgttcagtattaccgtttcctcacaaatataactacaacaaaattttgcgaatctgaatcagtttttttttaaataattttgtcaattaaccaaagcgtgaaaaggcacctttaaccTTTTGATCACAACCGTAACCGTATGAAATGATTAATTCTTTCCCCACTAGATTAAAAACCTAAACATAGATGACACAGCCATCAGGCAAACTACACCTAAAGGAATTATCTAGGCAGAACCAGATCCGCTATTTGCTGAGAATTTATGAACAACTACCAGTACTTTCATAGAAGAGAAATCTCAGATCAGAGATCGCGAATGGCATAGGTGCCTGACCGAAAATGAAAAGTGGCGCGatacaaataaattgttaaaacttGTTCAATCAAAAgagttttgaaagaaaaaaaaaatcgaaacttAGGAAACTATGGATGCAACTACAAAGTTTGCTAGTAATGTTACTTTGATAAACGTTACAGAACAGAAGACGTTCCACGCGACGTCATCAAACGTTTCTGAATGGGAGGATCCGCCGGTCGGTTACTATGAAAACACGAGGGTGCTGCTCTGGAGGGTGATCCCGCCGATTTTTATTTCCATTGGAACGATAGGAAACGCTATGACTATTTTCGTGCTGCTTCGTCAGAAGAAGATGACGTCAACGGCGGTGTTCCTGTTTGCTCTGGCGCTTTCAGATACATTCAGCTTGTTTTGCGATCCCATGCCAAGGTGGGTGTTCTATATCTGGGGCATTGACATCTCGTCGCTGAGTAACCCCGGGTGTAAAGCGATGATCTACCTTGCAAACTGCAGCATCCAGCTCTCCTCGTGGCTGATCGTGGCTGTAACGCTCGAGAGAACAGCTTGCTTGCTCTTCCCACATAAAGTGAGACTGGGCTGTTCCCCACGAAACGCTGGGTTGATCATCGTCACCATTGTGCTAGCCGTGTTCGGAATTAATATCATACTACTAGTGATATTTGATATGAATGAATACACGGGCTGGAAATGCAATCCGTACACGAAGGGATATCAAGACCTATTTTTCTATGTTTACGGATGGATCGCCTTCACGTTCACTTTCGGCTTGCCGATCCTGCTGCTTCTCATTGGCAACGTCATCATCGTAGTGCAGCTCGCGCGTTCC from Dreissena polymorpha isolate Duluth1 chromosome 1, UMN_Dpol_1.0, whole genome shotgun sequence carries:
- the LOC127865637 gene encoding galanin receptor 2a-like, producing MDATTKFASNVTLINVTEQKTFHATSSNVSEWEDPPVGYYENTRVLLWRVIPPIFISIGTIGNAMTIFVLLRQKKMTSTAVFLFALALSDTFSLFCDPMPRWVFYIWGIDISSLSNPGCKAMIYLANCSIQLSSWLIVAVTLERTACLLFPHKVRLGCSPRNAGLIIVTIVLAVFGINIILLVIFDMNEYTGWKCNPYTKGYQDLFFYVYGWIAFTFTFGLPILLLLIGNVIIVVQLARSRSRRQRMNICGQARDTRPVSILLIGLCVLFFVTMTPVLVCFLYFPYQREKLLALESVDPYTARYDFQYIRFLYDVSLLLIYFNATFNFAIYVFSGSKFRAELMSLLCCKATQGTSLF